From Novosphingobium decolorationis, one genomic window encodes:
- a CDS encoding DUF2938 family protein: protein METALTFTLVVGLGATVALDVWARQLRGWFGIAGADWGLVGQWLVGLPAGRMVHTSDGFAMPSRGERALGWSFHYLVGLVYAAVYPLVWGEDFLAAPKVGPFALVGFALSTLAGLCVLTPAMGGGLLASRTPDQGRRIALMLLNHAVFAGAQYALALGLVTAPT, encoded by the coding sequence GTGGAAACGGCGCTGACCTTCACGCTCGTGGTCGGATTGGGCGCGACCGTTGCGCTCGATGTCTGGGCGCGGCAGCTGCGGGGCTGGTTCGGCATTGCCGGTGCCGACTGGGGCCTGGTCGGGCAATGGCTCGTCGGATTGCCCGCCGGACGAATGGTCCACACGAGCGATGGGTTCGCGATGCCAAGCCGGGGCGAACGCGCGCTTGGCTGGAGCTTCCACTATCTTGTCGGCCTGGTCTACGCGGCGGTCTATCCGCTGGTCTGGGGCGAGGATTTCCTGGCCGCGCCGAAGGTGGGCCCATTTGCCCTCGTCGGCTTCGCGCTCAGCACGCTCGCAGGGCTGTGCGTCCTGACACCGGCCATGGGCGGCGGCCTGTTGGCATCGCGTACGCCCGACCAGGGGCGCCGGATCGCGCTCATGCTGCTCAACCACGCGGTCTTTGCCGGTGCGCAGTACGCGCTTGCCTTGGGCCTGGTGACGGCTCCCACCTGA
- a CDS encoding DsbE family thiol:disulfide interchange protein, which produces MSANHKAPEGRARAPRWAIWLPLALFVGFVALVMTGLLKPADRTVRSALVGKPMPSFDLPPALPGRPGLSSAELANGKVHLVNIFASWCIPCRVEAPQLAQLQRAGVEIEGISVRDSRENLEGFLATNGDPFDSIGADDDGQVQLALGSSGVPETYIVDGKGVIRYQHVGEIRPEQLDVILARIQEAGQ; this is translated from the coding sequence ATGAGCGCGAATCACAAGGCTCCCGAAGGCCGCGCCCGGGCGCCGCGCTGGGCGATCTGGCTCCCGCTCGCGCTCTTCGTGGGCTTCGTCGCGCTGGTGATGACCGGCCTTCTCAAACCCGCCGACCGTACCGTGCGCAGCGCGCTCGTCGGCAAGCCCATGCCCAGCTTCGATCTGCCGCCCGCGCTGCCTGGACGGCCGGGCCTGAGCAGCGCTGAGCTGGCCAACGGCAAGGTTCACCTCGTCAACATTTTCGCCAGCTGGTGTATCCCCTGCCGGGTCGAGGCGCCGCAGTTGGCCCAGCTGCAGCGGGCGGGTGTCGAGATCGAGGGCATCTCGGTGCGCGATTCGCGCGAGAACCTCGAAGGCTTCCTCGCGACCAACGGCGATCCCTTCGACAGCATTGGCGCGGACGACGATGGGCAGGTGCAGCTTGCGCTGGGCTCTTCGGGCGTCCCCGAAACCTACATCGTCGATGGCAAGGGCGTGATTCGCTACCAGCACGTCGGCGAGATCCGGCCCGAGCAACTCGACGTGATCCTCGCTCGGATCCAGGAGGCCGGCCAGTGA
- the ccmC gene encoding heme ABC transporter permease CcmC, whose product MHGFANPARFLRIARWLMPLCLGAGIVIALAALGWGLFLAPAERLQGETVRIVYLHVPAAWLGMAGWSGIAIASFTELVWRHPLAGIAARACAVPGAVFTAVCLVTGSLWGRPAWGTWWVWDGRLTSMLVLLFLYFGWMALSQASEASDGAGTRAPAIFGLVGAVNIPIIHYSVIWWNSQHQPPSITTGGSAMSGAFLWPLLIAMTGFTLIFAGVVLARMRAILAHQQAEARLRRKALAQAG is encoded by the coding sequence ATGCACGGCTTCGCCAACCCGGCCCGTTTTCTGCGCATCGCACGCTGGCTCATGCCGCTGTGCCTGGGCGCAGGTATCGTGATCGCCCTCGCCGCCCTGGGATGGGGCCTGTTCCTTGCGCCCGCCGAACGCCTGCAGGGCGAGACGGTCCGCATCGTCTACCTGCACGTGCCCGCCGCCTGGCTGGGCATGGCGGGCTGGAGCGGCATTGCGATTGCCAGTTTCACTGAACTCGTCTGGCGCCACCCGCTGGCCGGAATTGCCGCACGCGCCTGCGCGGTTCCCGGCGCGGTCTTCACCGCGGTGTGCCTGGTGACGGGCTCGCTCTGGGGCCGTCCGGCCTGGGGTACCTGGTGGGTCTGGGACGGGCGCCTGACCTCGATGCTGGTCCTGCTGTTCCTCTACTTCGGCTGGATGGCGCTCTCGCAGGCAAGCGAAGCGTCCGACGGAGCAGGGACCCGCGCGCCGGCCATCTTTGGCCTCGTGGGCGCGGTGAACATTCCCATTATCCATTATTCGGTGATCTGGTGGAACAGCCAGCACCAGCCCCCCAGCATCACCACGGGCGGCTCCGCCATGTCGGGGGCCTTCCTGTGGCCGCTCCTGATTGCGATGACAGGCTTCACGCTGATCTTCGCAGGGGTCGTGCTGGCGCGCATGCGGGCAATCCTGGCACACCAGCAGGCCGAGGCGCGGCTGCGCCGCAAGGCGCTGGCCCAGGCCGGTTGA
- a CDS encoding potassium transporter Kup: MSDATTDMNGGGTASAPGAAKQSDAGKSGSHGHSTGNVAKLAFGAVGVVFGDIGTSPIYAFRETFVGPHPLAIDELHILGVVSLIFWSMTLVVAVQYVGILMRADNKGQGGSLALVALISGAIKKSRYGGLIVMLGVFATALFYGDSMITPAVSVLSAVEGLTVVQSNLAPFVMPIALILLVGLFVLQKSGTAKVGALFAPVMVTYFTILAVLGIYHLVQMPEVLVALNPWYAIQFFLTDKVLGFLALGSVVLAVTGAEALYSDMGHFGRGPMRLSWFGFVMPCLLINYFGQAAMILSLDDAQAALAMENPFFNLAPESLRLPLVILVSAAAFIASQAVISGAFSITHQAMQLGFIPRLSTRHTSEHEVGQIYIPFVNWALMIGVIVLVLVFQNSSNLASAYGIAVTGAMLIDTCLMTVLLIVLWRWKLWIAIPVAVTFFVVDGAYFAANATKIPDGGWFPLLIGAVAFTLLTTWNKGRRLMRDRMTEAALPLNVFAKSAHGSAARVPGTAIFMASSNVGVPSALLHNIKHNKVLHERVVVLTVEVQDVPYVESGERYSVQDLGQGFYRMTLRYGFMEETDIPAALAHNQMCGQPFEMMKTSFFLSRQTLVASEKPGMAIWRERLFAWMMRNAASAMVFFRLPTNRVVELGSQLEI; the protein is encoded by the coding sequence ATGAGTGATGCAACTACGGATATGAATGGCGGTGGAACGGCAAGTGCGCCGGGTGCCGCGAAGCAGTCCGATGCCGGAAAATCCGGTTCCCACGGCCATTCCACCGGAAACGTCGCGAAGCTCGCCTTCGGCGCGGTCGGCGTCGTCTTCGGCGATATCGGCACGAGCCCGATCTACGCGTTTCGCGAGACGTTCGTGGGCCCGCACCCGCTGGCCATCGATGAACTGCACATCCTGGGCGTGGTCAGCCTGATCTTCTGGTCGATGACGCTTGTCGTGGCGGTTCAGTACGTCGGCATTCTCATGCGCGCGGACAACAAGGGGCAGGGTGGCAGTCTCGCGCTCGTTGCCCTCATTTCCGGTGCGATCAAGAAGTCGCGCTATGGCGGGCTTATCGTCATGCTGGGCGTGTTCGCAACGGCGCTGTTCTACGGCGATTCGATGATTACGCCCGCCGTTTCCGTGCTCTCCGCGGTCGAGGGCCTGACCGTCGTCCAATCGAACCTCGCGCCCTTTGTCATGCCCATCGCGCTGATCCTGCTGGTGGGTCTGTTCGTCCTTCAGAAGAGCGGTACGGCCAAGGTCGGTGCGCTTTTCGCTCCGGTCATGGTGACTTATTTCACGATCCTCGCGGTCCTGGGCATCTACCACCTCGTGCAGATGCCCGAGGTGCTCGTCGCGCTGAACCCGTGGTACGCGATCCAGTTCTTCCTCACCGACAAGGTGCTGGGATTCCTCGCGCTGGGCTCGGTCGTGCTGGCCGTGACCGGAGCCGAGGCGCTCTATTCGGACATGGGCCACTTCGGACGCGGCCCGATGCGCCTGTCCTGGTTTGGTTTCGTGATGCCGTGCCTGCTCATCAACTACTTCGGGCAGGCAGCGATGATCCTGAGCCTCGACGATGCGCAGGCCGCGCTTGCGATGGAGAACCCGTTCTTCAATCTCGCGCCCGAATCGCTGCGCCTGCCGCTCGTGATCCTGGTCAGCGCCGCCGCCTTCATCGCCAGCCAGGCGGTGATTTCGGGCGCCTTCTCGATCACGCACCAGGCCATGCAGCTGGGCTTCATCCCGCGCCTTTCGACCCGCCATACCTCCGAGCACGAGGTCGGCCAGATCTACATTCCCTTCGTGAACTGGGCGCTGATGATCGGCGTGATCGTGCTGGTGCTGGTCTTCCAGAACTCCTCGAACCTCGCCTCGGCCTACGGTATCGCGGTGACCGGTGCGATGCTGATCGACACCTGCCTGATGACGGTTCTCCTGATCGTGCTGTGGCGCTGGAAGCTGTGGATCGCGATCCCCGTGGCGGTGACCTTCTTCGTGGTCGACGGCGCCTACTTCGCCGCGAACGCGACCAAGATCCCCGACGGTGGCTGGTTCCCGCTGCTGATCGGCGCGGTGGCCTTCACGCTCCTCACCACCTGGAACAAGGGCCGCCGCCTCATGCGCGATCGCATGACCGAGGCGGCGCTTCCGCTCAACGTCTTTGCCAAGAGCGCCCACGGCAGCGCCGCGCGCGTGCCGGGCACGGCGATCTTCATGGCCTCGAGCAACGTTGGCGTGCCTTCGGCACTCCTCCACAACATCAAGCACAACAAGGTGCTGCACGAGCGCGTGGTGGTGCTGACCGTCGAAGTTCAGGACGTGCCTTACGTCGAATCGGGAGAGCGTTACTCGGTGCAGGACCTGGGGCAGGGCTTCTACCGCATGACGCTGCGCTACGGTTTCATGGAGGAAACCGATATTCCCGCAGCGCTTGCCCATAACCAGATGTGCGGCCAGCCCTTCGAGATGATGAAGACCAGCTTCTTCCTCTCCCGCCAGACCCTTGTCGCCTCGGAAAAGCCGGGCATGGCGATTTGGCGGGAACGTCTCTTCGCCTGGATGATGCGCAACGCGGCGAGCGCCATGGTGTTCTTCCGCCTGCCCACCAACCGCGTGGTCGAACTCGGCAGCCAGCTGGAAATCTGA
- a CDS encoding cytochrome c-type biogenesis protein translates to MKRVLSVLAAVALLGAPALAQEEQSTAPFAYRQLDDPAEERAAMDLMETLRCLQCQGQSIADSDAPIAGSMRSLVRERIKAGESPEDIRAWLIERYGDYVSYAPQLTELTWPLFAVPLVFLLIAVLLLRRRFTLRREATERDAGDEGEEA, encoded by the coding sequence GTGAAGCGAGTCCTTTCCGTTCTGGCTGCCGTTGCGCTGCTGGGCGCTCCGGCTCTTGCCCAGGAGGAGCAGTCGACCGCCCCCTTTGCCTACCGTCAGCTGGACGATCCGGCGGAGGAGCGGGCGGCCATGGATCTGATGGAGACGCTGCGCTGTCTGCAGTGCCAGGGGCAGTCTATCGCCGATTCGGACGCGCCCATCGCGGGCTCGATGCGCAGTCTCGTGCGCGAGCGGATCAAGGCGGGCGAATCCCCGGAGGACATCCGCGCCTGGCTGATCGAGCGCTATGGCGACTATGTGAGTTACGCGCCGCAGCTGACCGAGCTGACCTGGCCGCTTTTCGCCGTGCCGCTTGTCTTCCTGCTGATCGCGGTCCTCCTGCTGCGCCGCCGTTTCACCTTGCGCCGGGAGGCCACGGAGCGTGACGCGGGCGATGAAGGAGAAGAGGCATGA
- a CDS encoding YrhK family protein, which translates to MQFLRTLVHDFRWFHIAVGLVGNLLFVVGSVLFLPAMAAWQTAGVWMFIAGSGLMFLGALGELLKQTLSMRGTRLERDSSAP; encoded by the coding sequence ATGCAGTTCCTACGCACGCTCGTTCACGATTTTCGCTGGTTCCACATCGCGGTGGGCCTTGTCGGCAACCTGCTCTTCGTGGTGGGGAGCGTGCTGTTCCTGCCTGCCATGGCCGCCTGGCAGACGGCGGGCGTGTGGATGTTCATCGCCGGTTCGGGGCTGATGTTCCTGGGGGCGCTGGGCGAGCTGCTCAAGCAGACGCTTTCCATGCGCGGCACCCGGCTGGAGCGCGACAGCAGCGCGCCCTGA
- a CDS encoding inner membrane-spanning protein YciB, giving the protein MESPKAQQDSATTAEKPKSSWINLVVDFGPLLVFFLTYRHFSPEESGDAIGTVSAVIKGTIAFMGATVVALGVSKWRLGKVSPMLWLTTTLILGFGTLTVIFREAIWIQLKPTAVYLMFSVVLFIGLMKGKPMLKYLLQSAFEGLNEEGWIKLSRNWAWFFLVLAIANTALVYTVSFDAWLQAKLWGFTVASFLFTFSQLPMVLKHGMGETEAREDLLDNPPHD; this is encoded by the coding sequence ATGGAAAGCCCGAAGGCACAGCAGGACAGCGCCACTACGGCCGAAAAGCCCAAGTCGAGCTGGATCAACCTGGTCGTCGATTTCGGCCCGCTTCTCGTCTTCTTCCTGACCTACCGCCACTTCTCGCCCGAAGAGAGCGGCGATGCCATCGGCACGGTCTCGGCCGTCATCAAGGGCACCATCGCCTTCATGGGCGCTACCGTCGTGGCGCTGGGTGTCTCCAAATGGCGCCTGGGCAAGGTTTCGCCCATGCTATGGCTGACGACGACGCTGATTCTGGGCTTCGGCACGCTCACGGTGATCTTCCGCGAGGCGATCTGGATCCAGCTCAAGCCGACCGCGGTCTACCTGATGTTCTCGGTCGTGCTCTTCATCGGGCTGATGAAGGGCAAGCCGATGCTCAAGTACCTGCTCCAGTCCGCCTTCGAAGGGCTGAACGAGGAAGGCTGGATCAAGCTGTCGCGCAACTGGGCCTGGTTCTTCCTGGTCCTGGCCATTGCGAACACGGCGCTGGTCTACACCGTCAGCTTCGATGCCTGGCTTCAGGCCAAGCTCTGGGGCTTCACGGTCGCCTCGTTCCTCTTCACCTTCTCGCAGCTTCCCATGGTGCTGAAGCACGGCATGGGCGAGACCGAAGCGCGCGAGGACCTTCTCGACAACCCGCCGCACGACTGA
- a CDS encoding heme lyase CcmF/NrfE family subunit translates to MIAELGLAALWLAAALAGLQLLGGSLGLTTKGVALGRVVRPVAVVQGLLALFAFFCLIYVFAITDLSVKLVALNSHSLKPLVFKIAGAWGNHEGSMLLWVTVMGVAGGFVALIERRLPERTMLATLAGQAFVSLGFYAFLLLSSNPFERLSPVPAEGQGLNPLLQDLGLAFHPPTLYLGYVGLSVAFSFAIGALVTREVGPAFARAMRPWVLAAWIFLTVGITAGSYWAYYELGWGGWWFWDPVENASLMPWLAATALLHSVSVLAARDALRTWTVMLGVVAFSMSMVGTFLVRSGILTSVHAFAVDPERGSFILALLAINIGGALTLFALRAATVSEGARFAPMSREGALVINNVLLCAILGIVLFGTLYPLVAEALGAQVSVGPPYFNPMSALFAVPMLVVLAVGPMLRWRRDDFARIGKNLVIPAMLVVVMGGALVALADVALLPFLGLVLGVGLAWASVLPLRGRNLRRLPLAVWGMVVAHFGIAVVLVGMSSESAFSTEKLVAVEVGEITQVGPWGVKLDRIEPVAGPNWTALEARLLVRYGPDGKVTRLTPQSRTFWAPPQNTSESALLTRWNGQLYAVLGGEGEDGRWQLRLWWKPLVPLIWLGGLLIALGGLLALLGRVTTDVRRSVQSDRIAERREGEEKLREDRP, encoded by the coding sequence ATGATCGCGGAACTGGGACTGGCCGCGCTTTGGCTCGCGGCGGCATTGGCGGGATTGCAGCTTCTGGGCGGATCGCTCGGGCTGACCACGAAAGGTGTGGCGCTGGGCCGGGTCGTTCGTCCCGTCGCGGTGGTGCAGGGCCTGCTGGCGCTCTTCGCCTTCTTTTGCCTGATCTACGTCTTTGCGATCACGGACCTTTCGGTAAAGCTGGTCGCGCTCAATTCGCATTCGCTCAAGCCTCTGGTCTTCAAGATCGCGGGCGCCTGGGGCAACCATGAGGGCTCGATGCTCCTGTGGGTCACGGTCATGGGCGTTGCGGGCGGTTTTGTCGCGCTGATCGAGCGCCGACTGCCCGAGCGCACCATGCTTGCAACGCTGGCTGGACAGGCGTTCGTGAGCCTGGGCTTCTACGCCTTTCTGCTGCTTTCCTCGAACCCGTTCGAGCGCCTCTCGCCGGTTCCGGCCGAGGGGCAGGGGCTCAACCCTTTGCTGCAGGACCTGGGCCTCGCCTTCCACCCGCCTACGCTCTACCTGGGCTATGTCGGTCTTTCAGTAGCCTTCAGCTTTGCCATCGGGGCGCTTGTTACCCGCGAGGTCGGCCCGGCTTTCGCGCGCGCCATGCGCCCCTGGGTGCTGGCGGCCTGGATATTCCTGACGGTCGGCATCACCGCCGGTTCCTACTGGGCCTACTATGAGCTGGGCTGGGGGGGCTGGTGGTTCTGGGACCCGGTCGAGAACGCCTCGCTCATGCCCTGGCTGGCCGCAACCGCGCTGCTCCATTCGGTGAGCGTCCTGGCCGCGCGCGATGCGCTGCGCACCTGGACGGTTATGCTGGGCGTCGTCGCGTTCTCGATGTCGATGGTGGGCACGTTCCTCGTGCGCTCGGGCATCCTGACGAGCGTCCACGCCTTCGCCGTCGATCCCGAGCGCGGCAGCTTCATCTTGGCGCTGCTCGCCATCAACATCGGCGGCGCGCTCACCCTCTTTGCCCTGCGCGCCGCGACGGTGAGCGAGGGGGCCCGCTTCGCGCCGATGAGCCGCGAAGGTGCACTCGTCATCAACAACGTGTTGCTCTGTGCGATCCTGGGCATCGTCCTGTTCGGCACGCTCTACCCGCTCGTTGCCGAGGCTCTGGGCGCGCAAGTCTCGGTCGGCCCGCCCTACTTCAACCCGATGAGCGCGCTCTTCGCCGTGCCCATGCTGGTGGTGCTGGCGGTCGGCCCGATGCTGCGCTGGCGGCGGGACGACTTTGCGCGGATCGGCAAGAACCTTGTCATCCCGGCCATGCTCGTGGTGGTCATGGGCGGGGCTCTGGTGGCCCTGGCCGATGTCGCGCTCCTGCCATTCCTGGGCCTCGTGCTGGGTGTCGGTCTTGCCTGGGCGAGCGTGCTTCCCTTGCGCGGGCGCAATCTGCGCCGCCTGCCGCTGGCGGTCTGGGGCATGGTCGTCGCGCACTTCGGCATTGCGGTCGTGCTTGTCGGCATGAGCAGTGAGAGCGCGTTCTCCACCGAGAAGCTCGTTGCGGTCGAGGTAGGCGAGATTACCCAGGTCGGCCCGTGGGGCGTGAAGCTGGACCGGATCGAGCCGGTCGCAGGCCCCAACTGGACCGCGCTCGAAGCGCGTCTGCTGGTGCGCTACGGCCCGGACGGCAAGGTCACGCGCCTTACCCCGCAGTCGCGCACGTTCTGGGCGCCGCCGCAGAACACCTCCGAATCGGCGCTGCTGACACGCTGGAACGGCCAGCTCTATGCCGTTCTGGGCGGCGAGGGCGAGGACGGCCGCTGGCAGCTGCGTCTGTGGTGGAAGCCGCTGGTTCCGTTGATCTGGCTGGGCGGTCTGCTGATCGCGCTGGGAGGCCTGCTGGCGCTGCTCGGCCGCGTCACCACGGATGTGCGCCGCTCGGTCCAGAGCGATCGCATCGCCGAGCGCCGCGAAGGCGAAGAAAAGTTGCGGGAGGACCGGCCATGA
- the ccmE gene encoding cytochrome c maturation protein CcmE, which translates to MAIKAKHQRLVLLGVAMVVLIGAAILAIWALRNQASYFYVPREIVASPPEASRAVRLGGMVEQGSIRTLPDGVSIAFVVEDKEARVPVTFRGIVPSLFVEGSGVVAEGHMGSDGTFVADNLLAKHDENYVPREMQDMTGEELQQAMAEGK; encoded by the coding sequence ATGGCAATCAAGGCAAAGCACCAGCGCCTCGTGCTGCTCGGCGTCGCGATGGTCGTGCTGATCGGCGCGGCGATCCTGGCGATCTGGGCGCTGCGCAACCAGGCAAGCTATTTCTACGTCCCGCGTGAGATCGTGGCGAGCCCGCCCGAGGCCTCGCGTGCGGTGCGCCTGGGCGGTATGGTCGAGCAGGGCTCGATCCGCACCTTGCCCGACGGCGTGAGCATCGCGTTCGTTGTCGAGGACAAGGAAGCGCGCGTGCCTGTCACCTTCCGTGGCATCGTCCCCTCGCTCTTCGTGGAGGGTTCGGGCGTCGTCGCCGAGGGCCACATGGGCAGCGACGGCACGTTCGTCGCCGACAATCTCCTCGCCAAGCACGACGAGAACTATGTCCCCCGCGAGATGCAGGACATGACCGGCGAAGAGCTGCAGCAGGCTATGGCTGAGGGCAAATGA
- a CDS encoding tetratricopeptide repeat protein, which produces MIWFLLALLVIAAFVLAVVVLKVPVGGREAVAAALLLGVAGYVTQGSPSQPSSPSTVTEGGGEEAAFLVAARGKVTNRTIPPTNRYVVIADGFARNGQTAEAARVLLGAVEENPKDEDAWLAMANALVAHSEGVLTPASLYAFRQAAKADPKAPGPAFFLGLAMAQSGQFGEARELWADLLERTPEKAEWRPVLAAELQRLDAYIKGNAPAPAPDSQVGPESRNGTGAEPTAPSRD; this is translated from the coding sequence ATGATCTGGTTCCTGCTGGCCTTGCTGGTCATCGCCGCGTTCGTGCTGGCGGTGGTCGTCCTCAAAGTGCCTGTGGGAGGGCGCGAGGCGGTGGCCGCTGCGCTGCTGCTGGGTGTTGCGGGCTATGTCACGCAAGGCTCGCCCTCGCAGCCATCGAGCCCGAGCACCGTGACCGAAGGAGGCGGCGAGGAAGCCGCGTTCCTGGTGGCCGCACGTGGCAAGGTCACCAACCGCACGATCCCGCCGACCAATCGCTATGTCGTCATCGCCGATGGCTTCGCACGCAACGGTCAGACGGCCGAGGCGGCGCGCGTCCTCTTGGGCGCGGTCGAGGAAAATCCCAAGGACGAGGACGCCTGGCTGGCCATGGCCAATGCGCTTGTCGCCCATTCCGAAGGTGTCCTGACACCCGCTTCGCTCTATGCCTTTCGCCAGGCCGCCAAGGCCGACCCGAAGGCGCCGGGACCCGCGTTTTTCCTGGGGTTGGCGATGGCGCAGTCCGGCCAGTTCGGCGAAGCGCGCGAACTGTGGGCAGACCTCCTGGAGCGTACGCCCGAGAAGGCCGAATGGCGTCCGGTGCTTGCCGCCGAACTCCAGCGGCTCGATGCCTACATCAAGGGCAATGCGCCGGCTCCGGCACCCGATTCGCAGGTCGGGCCAGAGTCCCGCAACGGTACGGGCGCGGAACCAACGGCCCCTTCGCGTGATTGA